One genomic region from Sphingobacterium multivorum encodes:
- a CDS encoding SusC/RagA family TonB-linked outer membrane protein has product MKHKLLSFVLMSTAMSTSALYAQEIRVTGKVTSETGASIPNVTVLVKNGNKATQTDLYGNFTITAKSNDELLFRSIGYSDKSVSINGAKVLNIKLEASSTGLDEVIVTAYGKQNKEAIVGAVSSISAKDIEKRPVSSVTSVLEGSAPGIMVNNSYGEPGSTPSIRIRGFSTITGNNASASPTIVLDGVEFQGNISDLNPADIESVSVLKDATSTALYGNRGSNGVIVITTKKGGAGSTELNFTTNQGLFTRGMPEYDRLDPKRFMEVAWQGLRNQYLWAPNNKLTVEQANAQASKNLIPTVLKLNIFDLADDQLFDANGNLSPNAKIKGDYASDLDWFAPVIRNGYRRDYNLNGRGGSEKGNYMFSLGYLGEDGYIKTSDFDRLSGRLSASVTPKSWITAGFSMNASHQNSNNTTGSGSGFTNPWGFARTIAPIYPVYLHDATTGEYVLDADGNKVYDSGETSRNQNVGRHFIWENELNLNKGIRNTLNSQAYVNLKFLKHFDFKVVGDINLRNDVTKSYNNAIIGDGAGNKGRASRTIYDYKNYTFQQQLTYTNTFNDKHNVDVFVGHENFKNWYNYLYGYKTNETFAGKPELINFSEITSLTDYQVERTFESYLSRVRYNYAEKYYVEGSFRRDGSSQVSPDHRWENFWSLGGTWMLSKENFIKDINWINTLKFRAATGVVGNLASLSEFDFMNLYAIGQNNNAAALYKSNIGNDALKWEASQSTSTALEGRLFNKLNFTLEYFNKTSKDLIFDVNLPLSVGAVDNTVGKATVKRNIGQLYNRGFEFSFDIDLIKNENFKWNFGANTTVLKNKITKMPSEYKETGLLSSPFNYKEGHNVYDYYLYQYAGVDMMTGQALYFADTEKYDPTSTTGAWAPFQVEVNGKMYTRNASYAVRDWSGSAIPKLMGSFNNTFNYKNFNLSTLFTYSIGGKGFDYSYASLMGLSSTPSSVHADLANAWKEAPEGMTLTSPDRINRDAIPQVNYSNSQYNVSTVSNRFILNSSYLSLKNVALSYNLSKDLLTKLDLRRANVVFSAENLFTLTSLKGYNPQQSFNGTSDNQFVQYRVFSLGVTIGL; this is encoded by the coding sequence ATGAAACACAAATTACTCAGTTTTGTGCTCATGTCTACTGCGATGTCTACTTCGGCCTTGTATGCTCAGGAAATCAGAGTGACAGGTAAAGTAACTTCAGAGACAGGTGCAAGTATTCCCAATGTGACTGTTTTGGTAAAAAACGGTAACAAAGCAACACAAACGGATTTGTACGGTAATTTTACGATTACGGCAAAATCGAATGACGAATTGTTATTTCGTTCGATCGGTTATTCGGACAAATCTGTTAGCATAAACGGTGCTAAAGTTTTAAATATTAAACTTGAAGCTAGTTCAACAGGTCTGGACGAGGTTATCGTTACTGCCTATGGTAAACAAAACAAGGAAGCAATTGTTGGTGCTGTTTCGAGCATTTCGGCTAAGGATATTGAAAAAAGACCTGTGAGCTCCGTTACTTCTGTATTAGAAGGTTCGGCGCCGGGTATTATGGTCAACAACTCTTATGGCGAACCCGGATCTACACCAAGTATCCGTATAAGGGGTTTCTCAACGATTACTGGTAATAACGCAAGTGCTAGCCCAACAATTGTTTTAGATGGAGTAGAGTTTCAAGGAAATATTTCCGATTTGAACCCGGCGGATATTGAATCAGTATCTGTTTTAAAGGACGCTACTTCAACAGCGCTGTATGGTAATAGAGGGTCTAACGGGGTTATTGTTATTACAACTAAAAAAGGAGGTGCTGGTTCAACTGAGTTGAATTTTACGACAAATCAGGGCCTTTTTACACGTGGTATGCCTGAGTATGATCGCTTAGATCCAAAAAGGTTTATGGAAGTTGCTTGGCAAGGCTTGAGAAATCAATACCTTTGGGCACCTAATAATAAATTGACAGTTGAACAAGCAAATGCTCAAGCCAGCAAAAATTTAATCCCGACCGTACTAAAACTGAATATATTTGATTTGGCAGATGATCAACTGTTTGACGCAAATGGTAATCTGTCTCCCAATGCAAAAATAAAAGGCGATTATGCATCAGATCTAGATTGGTTTGCTCCAGTTATTAGAAACGGTTACAGAAGAGATTATAACTTAAATGGTAGAGGTGGAAGTGAAAAAGGAAATTATATGTTCTCTTTGGGATATCTTGGAGAGGATGGTTATATCAAAACTTCAGATTTTGACCGTCTTTCAGGTCGTTTAAGTGCTTCCGTTACACCTAAATCGTGGATAACAGCAGGTTTTTCGATGAACGCAAGTCATCAGAATAGCAACAATACTACGGGTTCTGGATCTGGCTTTACCAACCCTTGGGGATTTGCAAGAACTATAGCACCAATTTACCCTGTGTACTTGCATGATGCAACTACTGGAGAGTATGTGCTTGATGCAGACGGTAACAAAGTATATGATAGTGGTGAAACATCTAGAAATCAAAATGTAGGTAGACACTTTATTTGGGAAAATGAATTAAACCTTAATAAGGGAATTCGGAATACCTTGAATAGCCAGGCTTATGTCAATTTAAAATTCTTAAAGCATTTTGATTTTAAGGTAGTCGGCGATATCAATTTGAGAAATGACGTTACTAAATCTTATAATAATGCTATCATAGGAGATGGAGCTGGTAATAAAGGCCGTGCATCGAGAACGATTTATGATTATAAAAATTATACCTTCCAGCAGCAGTTGACTTATACCAACACATTTAACGATAAACATAATGTGGATGTATTTGTTGGTCACGAAAATTTTAAAAATTGGTACAATTACCTTTATGGTTACAAGACAAATGAAACTTTCGCAGGTAAGCCTGAATTAATCAATTTCTCTGAAATTACGTCATTAACTGATTATCAGGTGGAGAGAACATTCGAATCTTACCTCTCTCGCGTACGATATAACTATGCTGAAAAATATTATGTAGAGGGATCCTTTAGAAGAGATGGTTCTTCACAGGTATCTCCTGACCACCGTTGGGAAAATTTTTGGTCATTGGGTGGAACATGGATGTTATCCAAAGAGAACTTTATAAAGGATATCAATTGGATCAATACGTTAAAATTTAGAGCTGCCACTGGTGTTGTTGGTAACTTAGCAAGTTTGAGCGAATTTGATTTTATGAATCTGTATGCAATTGGGCAGAATAACAACGCCGCTGCCTTGTATAAAAGTAATATTGGAAACGATGCATTAAAATGGGAAGCGAGTCAATCTACTTCTACGGCCTTGGAAGGAAGATTGTTTAATAAATTAAATTTCACCTTAGAGTATTTTAATAAAACATCTAAGGATTTAATTTTTGATGTTAATCTGCCTTTGTCTGTTGGAGCGGTTGATAATACAGTTGGTAAGGCCACGGTGAAACGGAATATCGGTCAGCTCTATAATAGAGGTTTTGAATTCTCGTTTGATATCGACTTAATCAAAAATGAGAATTTTAAATGGAATTTTGGTGCCAATACAACGGTTCTAAAGAACAAAATCACTAAAATGCCTTCGGAGTACAAAGAAACCGGATTGCTATCGTCACCCTTTAATTATAAAGAAGGACATAACGTATACGATTATTATTTGTATCAATATGCTGGCGTAGATATGATGACTGGGCAGGCACTTTACTTTGCGGATACAGAAAAATATGACCCAACGTCAACTACCGGCGCATGGGCACCTTTCCAGGTTGAAGTAAACGGTAAAATGTACACTAGAAATGCTTCTTATGCTGTTCGTGATTGGAGTGGCAGTGCAATACCTAAATTGATGGGAAGTTTTAATAATACATTCAATTATAAGAACTTCAATTTATCGACCTTGTTTACATATTCTATCGGTGGCAAAGGGTTTGACTATTCTTATGCGAGTTTAATGGGATTGAGCAGTACACCTTCTTCAGTGCATGCTGATTTGGCCAACGCGTGGAAAGAAGCACCTGAAGGTATGACCTTAACGTCACCAGACCGTATTAACAGAGACGCTATCCCACAGGTGAATTATTCCAATAGTCAATACAATGTAAGTACTGTGTCCAATAGGTTTATCTTAAACAGTTCTTATTTGTCTTTGAAAAATGTTGCTTTAAGTTATAATCTTTCAAAGGATTTGTTAACTAAACTTGATTTACGTCGCGCGAATGTAGTTTTCTCTGCAGAAAATCTGTTCACATTGACTTCGCTCAAAGGATACAATCCACAGCAATCTTTCAATGGAACAAGTGATAATCAGTTCGTTCAATATAGAGTTTTCTCACTAGGTGTTACTATAGGCTTATAA
- a CDS encoding RagB/SusD family nutrient uptake outer membrane protein, which yields MKYIYKIGVLASAVFLLFGCKKDYLVKNPTDQVSPSTVFESINNAKMAVNGLSRLMKRQYLSSQGFNGEGTIKMYYGNYAGNHFSIPMTGWSSVVNFEYFSNPQSTYTYYPWYYYYTIISNANALIDNIDSTPGTQEERDFIKAQALTFRAYSYMMLAQLYGDRWSSSNNGATAAVILRAHEGFEDLPLSTLGQTYEMIYGDLNTAIGLYESSKGERNTANNYEVNKEVAYAIYARAALNKEDYANAEKYAALARAKYPLMSTTDYKAGFSTVNKEWIWSVFDNDQETIYFYSFQSYMAYNSTSSLVRTYPRSISKDLYTKIPTTDIRKGLFLDPATTGLTFNGLTGQGNAAGLAYIRNIYKDIPANSTAYSYMQFKFNATGMPGVGQTNNFRSSEMLLIEAEAKYKQGKDVASVQALMNELTKTSGRDPNYSCTKTGQDLFNEIKLYRAIELWGEGFDFFDMKRWGDGIARKSFEQGGNFQGVLGATIKPTDNNNWKIVTPARETDFNTLLD from the coding sequence ATGAAATATATATATAAAATTGGTGTTTTAGCATCAGCAGTTTTTCTTCTTTTCGGGTGTAAAAAGGACTATTTGGTAAAAAATCCTACTGATCAGGTGTCCCCTTCGACTGTTTTTGAATCCATTAATAATGCCAAAATGGCGGTTAACGGTTTGTCGCGCTTAATGAAGAGACAATATTTGTCTTCGCAAGGTTTTAATGGAGAAGGAACAATCAAAATGTATTATGGTAACTATGCTGGAAACCATTTCTCGATTCCAATGACGGGCTGGAGCTCCGTTGTTAACTTTGAGTACTTTTCCAATCCACAAAGTACGTATACGTACTATCCTTGGTACTATTATTACACTATTATCTCCAATGCAAATGCATTAATCGATAATATCGATTCTACGCCGGGTACGCAAGAGGAAAGAGATTTTATTAAGGCACAAGCCCTGACATTTAGAGCTTACTCCTATATGATGCTCGCGCAACTCTATGGCGACAGATGGTCCAGTTCGAATAATGGAGCGACCGCTGCGGTGATTTTACGTGCTCATGAAGGCTTTGAAGATTTGCCTTTATCAACTTTAGGTCAAACGTATGAGATGATCTATGGGGATTTGAATACGGCCATTGGTCTATATGAAAGCAGTAAGGGCGAACGCAATACAGCAAACAATTATGAGGTAAACAAAGAGGTCGCTTATGCGATTTATGCGCGTGCGGCGTTGAATAAAGAAGATTATGCAAATGCTGAAAAATATGCAGCTTTAGCACGTGCGAAGTATCCTTTAATGTCTACTACGGATTATAAAGCTGGTTTTTCAACGGTAAATAAGGAATGGATCTGGTCTGTTTTCGATAACGACCAAGAAACAATTTATTTCTATTCGTTTCAATCTTATATGGCATACAATTCTACTTCATCGTTGGTTAGAACATACCCTCGATCGATCAGTAAGGATCTGTATACTAAAATCCCTACAACCGATATCAGAAAAGGTTTATTTTTGGATCCAGCAACAACGGGATTAACTTTTAATGGTTTAACTGGACAGGGGAATGCTGCGGGACTTGCTTATATCCGCAATATTTACAAAGATATTCCTGCTAACTCAACGGCGTATTCTTATATGCAATTCAAGTTTAATGCAACAGGAATGCCAGGTGTTGGGCAAACCAACAACTTCCGATCTTCTGAAATGCTATTGATTGAGGCCGAAGCTAAATATAAACAGGGTAAAGATGTTGCTTCCGTTCAGGCATTAATGAATGAGTTGACTAAAACGTCTGGAAGAGACCCTAATTACTCGTGTACCAAAACCGGACAGGATTTATTTAACGAGATTAAGCTTTATAGAGCCATTGAACTTTGGGGTGAAGGATTTGATTTCTTCGATATGAAGCGTTGGGGTGATGGTATCGCTAGAAAATCTTTTGAGCAAGGTGGTAACTTCCAGGGAGTACTTGGAGCTACTATCAAACCAACAGATAATAACAATTGGAAGATTGTTACTCCGGCAAGAGAAACTGATTTCAATACCCTTCTTGATTAA
- a CDS encoding porin produces the protein MKKALLLLALIGPVVALAQNNNAPSSYDPHDIKITGYLQTQFQKAQSPGITSFSGGDFSKNSDNRFMIRRGRLKIDRVDTYSSIVFQLDATQDGVQLMDAFIQLRHPSQKGLSLTAGLFNRPFGYSIVYSSGYRDFPERARVFQTLMPRERDLGGMVSYHPGRKVKFLNLDLALVNGSGHSAKDYDSKKDLIGNLAFKFDSLADKKLHLGFGGSFYKGSVRNDTKTYYTPNSNGYTAHTSDENEGKAIGRNYYGANLQVEFDNSFGKSSFKTEYVAGDQPGVAGGVDIKGPYASRSFTTQPTTDLYQRKFNGYYLWFTQEIAKSGITALIAYDVYDPNTKASGMTIGMPDNFTADGDVKFSTLGYGLAYQINNRIKLTVYNEHVTNETTSLPNFSADLKDNVFTTRLLYRW, from the coding sequence ATGAAAAAAGCACTTTTACTCTTAGCCCTGATAGGTCCTGTCGTAGCGCTCGCGCAAAATAATAATGCGCCCTCCAGCTATGATCCACATGATATCAAGATTACGGGGTACCTTCAAACACAGTTTCAAAAGGCGCAATCTCCTGGAATTACGTCCTTTTCAGGTGGGGATTTTTCAAAGAATTCGGATAACAGATTTATGATCCGCAGGGGACGCCTTAAAATTGACCGGGTGGATACTTACTCGAGTATTGTCTTTCAATTGGATGCTACTCAAGACGGTGTACAACTAATGGATGCCTTTATTCAATTGCGTCACCCAAGTCAAAAAGGCCTTAGTTTAACTGCGGGACTTTTCAATAGACCTTTTGGATATTCCATTGTATACTCATCGGGCTATCGTGACTTTCCGGAGCGGGCACGTGTATTCCAGACGTTGATGCCGCGCGAACGTGATCTTGGAGGGATGGTAAGTTATCATCCTGGGCGTAAAGTTAAATTCTTAAATTTAGATTTAGCCTTGGTGAACGGTAGTGGTCACTCTGCTAAGGACTATGATTCTAAAAAGGATCTGATCGGTAATCTTGCTTTTAAATTTGATAGTTTAGCCGATAAAAAACTTCATTTGGGCTTTGGCGGCTCGTTCTATAAAGGTTCAGTGCGTAATGATACGAAAACGTACTATACGCCCAATAGCAATGGTTATACAGCGCATACCAGTGATGAGAATGAAGGTAAAGCCATCGGCAGGAACTATTATGGAGCAAACTTACAGGTAGAGTTTGATAATAGCTTCGGGAAATCCAGTTTCAAAACCGAATATGTGGCAGGAGACCAGCCTGGAGTTGCCGGTGGTGTCGATATTAAAGGACCTTACGCCAGCAGAAGTTTTACAACCCAGCCGACAACAGACCTTTATCAACGTAAATTTAATGGATATTATCTTTGGTTTACGCAGGAGATTGCGAAGAGCGGTATTACTGCATTGATAGCGTATGACGTATATGATCCAAATACGAAAGCAAGTGGCATGACAATCGGCATGCCTGATAATTTTACGGCCGATGGCGATGTTAAGTTTAGTACGCTGGGCTATGGTCTTGCATATCAAATTAACAATAGGATAAAACTGACCGTATATAATGAGCATGTAACGAACGAAACCACAAGTTTACCAAACTTTTCGGCTGATCTGAAAGATAATGTTTTCACTACAAGGCTGCTTTATCGTTGGTAA
- a CDS encoding Crp/Fnr family transcriptional regulator: MEQLLEYIRKFGQLDLREENLIRQAFEKKSIPKSSYFVACGKVNNSIAFVESGVFRSLYYNSKGDDFTRYFIYEGRFIGDLQSFLDRTPSNDYIESLTDSEIWSLDFENFTLLEKEIKVWPLLMAKLYAFVVESKLKTANTMMNLDAKERYLLFLKLYPGLANRVPLAMLASYLGITASSLSRIRKNI; the protein is encoded by the coding sequence ATGGAGCAATTACTGGAATACATCCGAAAATTTGGACAGCTCGATTTGCGAGAAGAGAACTTAATTCGACAAGCATTCGAAAAAAAGAGTATTCCAAAGTCAAGCTATTTTGTCGCTTGCGGTAAAGTAAACAATAGCATTGCTTTTGTGGAATCGGGGGTATTCCGTTCGCTCTATTACAACAGTAAAGGCGACGATTTTACGCGTTATTTTATTTATGAAGGTCGTTTTATTGGGGATCTTCAGAGCTTCTTGGATCGAACACCTTCCAACGACTATATAGAATCCCTCACAGATAGTGAGATCTGGAGCCTTGATTTTGAGAATTTTACGCTTCTTGAAAAGGAAATTAAAGTTTGGCCGTTGTTGATGGCCAAACTTTATGCTTTTGTGGTGGAAAGTAAGCTAAAAACGGCAAATACCATGATGAATCTCGATGCCAAAGAACGCTATCTCCTGTTCTTAAAGCTTTACCCGGGTTTAGCCAATCGTGTTCCATTAGCCATGTTAGCGTCCTATTTAGGGATTACCGCATCATCACTGAGCCGGATTCGGAAAAACATCTAA
- a CDS encoding adenylosuccinate synthase — protein MDILIGLQWGDEGKGKFIDLIGSDYDIIARFNGGANAGHSIYYQGNKVTLKLLPSGIFSPRVKNIIGTGVVVDPLAFKAEIEELAHIMPDQDLVDRILISQKAHLVLPTHRYWDIYMEQSPLYRTIGTTKNGIAPSYSNKILRQNLRVGDIHSDSFDTDIYQILNRQYKELQFLGQEMPAFEELYHNFIQGCTSLKQVPIIDTEIFLNKAIRDGKKVLAEGAQATLLDIDHGSYPYVTSSNTIASAACVSLGVSPKLVDKIYGVTKAYCTRVGNGIFPTEITGQAANDLREKGAEFGSNTKRPRRVGWLDIPALKYAIMLNGVTELVLTKADILNEMADIPVCTHYEIDEQKISLAFSQSSEQKIKPIWKYLKGWNTDFCNIKQANLLPQTLRTFISFLEEELEVPIKYLSTGPQREELIKLAK, from the coding sequence ATGGACATTCTAATTGGGCTCCAATGGGGAGACGAAGGTAAAGGAAAATTCATTGATCTGATCGGAAGCGACTATGACATTATCGCCCGTTTTAATGGCGGCGCAAATGCCGGACATAGTATTTACTATCAAGGTAACAAAGTTACGCTTAAACTACTCCCATCAGGCATCTTTTCACCGCGTGTCAAAAACATTATCGGCACCGGTGTGGTGGTTGACCCATTAGCATTTAAAGCAGAAATCGAAGAACTAGCGCACATTATGCCAGATCAAGATCTCGTTGATAGAATTTTGATATCCCAAAAAGCGCATCTCGTTTTACCGACCCATCGTTATTGGGATATCTACATGGAACAGTCCCCATTATATCGTACGATAGGAACAACCAAAAATGGAATTGCGCCAAGCTATTCCAATAAAATACTAAGACAGAATCTTCGCGTTGGTGATATTCACTCGGATAGTTTTGACACTGACATATATCAAATTTTAAACCGCCAATACAAAGAACTACAGTTTTTGGGACAAGAAATGCCTGCATTCGAAGAGCTCTACCACAATTTTATTCAAGGATGCACTTCCTTAAAACAAGTGCCAATTATAGATACTGAAATCTTTCTGAATAAGGCGATCCGAGATGGCAAGAAGGTATTGGCGGAAGGCGCGCAGGCAACTCTGCTTGATATCGACCATGGAAGTTATCCCTATGTGACCTCATCAAATACGATTGCCTCCGCAGCCTGTGTAAGCTTAGGTGTGTCGCCTAAACTGGTGGATAAAATTTATGGCGTTACAAAGGCCTATTGCACCCGTGTGGGGAATGGTATTTTCCCAACGGAGATCACAGGACAAGCTGCCAATGATTTACGGGAAAAGGGAGCTGAATTCGGTTCCAATACCAAACGGCCCCGTCGTGTCGGCTGGCTGGATATCCCAGCATTAAAATATGCCATTATGTTAAACGGAGTTACGGAACTCGTTCTTACGAAGGCCGACATTTTGAACGAAATGGCTGACATCCCCGTCTGTACCCATTATGAAATAGATGAACAAAAAATTTCTTTAGCATTTTCCCAATCTTCTGAACAAAAAATTAAACCGATCTGGAAATATTTAAAAGGTTGGAATACCGATTTCTGTAATATCAAGCAAGCAAACTTGCTTCCACAAACCTTGAGGACATTTATATCTTTTCTCGAAGAAGAATTAGAAGTTCCCATAAAGTATCTTTCAACAGGACCTCAACGTGAAGAATTGATTAAATTAGCTAAGTAA
- a CDS encoding NAD(P)H-dependent oxidoreductase yields the protein MQKKILIINGHPNRESFNFGIANAYQEAAAASGATVRTIHIIDLDFNPNLEFGYRKRTELEQDLLLAWEDILWANHLVWIHPVWWGGLPALMKGFIDRLFLPGRAFQYRENSLFWDKLLKGKSARIITTLDQPSWYYALVYGRPSVNQLKRSTLQFCGISPVKVTYIGIIKTSDPIKRNKWLQKVQRLGHKQA from the coding sequence ATGCAGAAAAAAATACTGATTATCAATGGCCACCCGAATCGGGAGTCTTTCAATTTTGGCATCGCAAATGCCTATCAAGAAGCTGCGGCAGCGTCCGGAGCTACAGTACGAACAATCCATATTATTGACCTAGACTTCAATCCAAACCTTGAATTTGGTTATCGTAAACGGACAGAACTTGAGCAGGACCTACTTCTTGCCTGGGAAGACATCTTATGGGCCAATCATTTGGTCTGGATACATCCCGTTTGGTGGGGCGGTCTTCCAGCCTTGATGAAAGGCTTTATCGACAGACTTTTTTTACCTGGACGGGCTTTTCAATATCGCGAAAACTCTCTTTTTTGGGACAAATTACTCAAAGGAAAATCTGCCCGGATCATTACAACACTCGATCAACCAAGTTGGTATTATGCTTTAGTTTACGGCAGGCCAAGTGTTAATCAATTAAAAAGATCCACCCTTCAATTTTGTGGAATATCGCCGGTTAAAGTCACCTATATCGGAATTATCAAAACTTCCGATCCTATTAAACGGAATAAATGGCTACAAAAAGTACAACGGTTGGGACACAAACAAGCTTAA
- a CDS encoding Crp/Fnr family transcriptional regulator, whose product MIATYFRSLRLFDEEEINQIVQLFEYRKLNKNDFFVKENQPCHEVAFIQSGIFRSYYSSVNREDITYCFRFPNTWIAAYSSFITGGPSMETMQAITPAELWTIKKNMIDKLATNSLKWTKYLKMIAEEQYLELEKRVFQLQKETASQRYANLLKDHPDFIQQLPLQYLASYLGITQRHLSRIRSEISF is encoded by the coding sequence ATGATAGCAACATATTTTCGGTCTTTGCGTCTGTTCGACGAAGAAGAGATCAATCAGATTGTTCAGCTTTTTGAATACAGAAAGCTGAACAAAAATGACTTTTTTGTTAAAGAGAATCAACCTTGTCATGAGGTTGCATTTATACAATCAGGGATCTTCCGTTCTTATTATAGCAGTGTAAATAGGGAGGATATTACCTATTGTTTCCGCTTTCCCAATACATGGATAGCGGCCTACTCCTCCTTTATTACAGGCGGGCCAAGTATGGAGACCATGCAGGCCATTACCCCTGCCGAACTGTGGACGATCAAAAAAAATATGATTGATAAGCTTGCTACGAATAGCCTAAAATGGACAAAATACCTTAAAATGATTGCCGAGGAACAATATCTTGAACTTGAAAAACGCGTCTTTCAATTACAAAAAGAAACCGCATCACAACGTTATGCCAATTTACTCAAAGATCATCCTGATTTTATCCAACAGCTTCCTTTACAATACCTCGCTTCCTATTTAGGCATTACACAACGTCATTTAAGTCGTATCCGCAGCGAAATTTCTTTTTAG
- a CDS encoding cupin domain-containing protein: MRTIPRRIVTGIRAGKSFIEADALVDNVSEHYPNLVISDIWQTSQMPAKFEKEHPIENSAIPQVIKNGTYFRYVQIPPDRELGIETTIGTPHPLMHQTASLDYIVILSGEIYLITDTEETLLQAGDIVIQRGTNHAWSNRSDQMCLQLAILIDAN; this comes from the coding sequence ATGAGAACTATACCTAGACGAATCGTGACAGGCATACGTGCCGGAAAATCCTTTATCGAAGCGGATGCATTGGTCGATAATGTATCAGAGCACTATCCCAATCTTGTTATTTCCGATATCTGGCAAACCAGCCAAATGCCGGCCAAGTTTGAGAAAGAGCATCCCATAGAAAACAGCGCTATACCCCAAGTCATCAAAAATGGCACGTACTTCCGCTATGTACAGATCCCACCCGATCGGGAACTTGGTATAGAAACAACGATTGGCACCCCTCATCCCCTCATGCATCAGACCGCTAGTTTGGATTACATCGTTATTCTTTCAGGAGAGATTTACTTGATTACAGACACAGAAGAAACGCTTTTACAAGCCGGCGATATTGTCATCCAACGCGGCACCAATCATGCTTGGAGTAATCGCTCCGATCAAATGTGCCTGCAATTGGCCATTCTAATTGATGCGAATTAA
- a CDS encoding NADP-dependent oxidoreductase — translation MNAVILDKDNQLINAEVELPQLKSNEVKIKIIASALNPIDYQMRENEFERRYIFSPILGREGAGIVTDKGSDVSEYAIGDEVFFACGSMGSNGTYAAYIQLPAGLVAPKPKNISFEQAAALPTAGITALQVFDRVAINPQDHIFLTGASGGVGLFVLKLLLANGIKNIVATAGSMGSIEKLCQLGLQKDSIINYRNENLTEIIKLKSNQQGIDVAIDAVGQHLSEVAAAVLKPYGTYIDITHFTTAAARDQLFSSAAQIINISNFIHAQRLNYPYFKNGLDRIRHTIEQEIIQPAPIYLIGNLSPETIEKGHRILKNNQTQGNKLIIQNQ, via the coding sequence ATGAACGCGGTTATACTGGATAAAGACAATCAATTGATAAATGCGGAGGTTGAGCTTCCTCAACTGAAGTCCAACGAAGTGAAAATTAAAATAATAGCTTCAGCACTCAACCCCATAGACTACCAGATGCGTGAAAACGAATTTGAACGACGTTATATATTTTCACCCATACTTGGTAGAGAAGGGGCAGGAATTGTCACAGATAAAGGTTCAGATGTAAGTGAATACGCAATTGGAGATGAAGTATTTTTTGCCTGTGGTAGCATGGGCAGTAACGGAACCTATGCAGCATACATTCAGTTACCAGCCGGCCTCGTTGCCCCTAAGCCAAAAAATATTTCGTTTGAGCAAGCAGCAGCACTTCCTACCGCTGGCATCACCGCATTGCAGGTTTTCGACCGAGTAGCAATTAATCCGCAAGATCATATTTTCCTAACCGGCGCGTCTGGAGGCGTGGGTCTTTTTGTATTAAAATTACTCCTGGCTAACGGCATTAAAAATATCGTTGCAACAGCAGGAAGTATGGGCAGTATTGAAAAATTATGCCAACTAGGACTGCAAAAAGACAGTATCATCAATTATCGAAATGAGAATTTAACGGAAATAATCAAGCTTAAAAGTAATCAGCAAGGTATTGACGTCGCTATTGATGCGGTGGGGCAGCATCTCTCGGAAGTTGCCGCCGCAGTATTAAAACCCTATGGAACTTATATCGACATCACACATTTTACGACCGCGGCAGCAAGAGACCAACTATTTAGTTCGGCCGCACAGATCATCAATATATCCAACTTCATCCACGCCCAAAGACTGAATTATCCCTATTTCAAAAATGGACTGGATCGAATCAGACACACTATTGAGCAAGAAATTATTCAACCCGCCCCTATTTATCTTATCGGTAACTTAAGCCCCGAAACAATCGAAAAAGGGCATCGAATACTGAAAAACAACCAGACTCAAGGCAATAAATTAATTATACAAAATCAATGA